In the genome of Delphinus delphis chromosome 15, mDelDel1.2, whole genome shotgun sequence, one region contains:
- the CCL26 gene encoding C-C motif chemokine 26 translates to MKNFPTAFPLFLVFILSVHLGAAARGSDVAKFCCFQYTHKIPPWRWVSNYEFTRNSCSQQAVIFTTKRGQKLCATPKEAWVRKYMSLLRARQQP, encoded by the exons ATGAAGAACTTCCCCACGGCTTTCCCTCTTTTCCTGGTTTTTATCCTGAGTGTCCATCTTGGAGCTGCTGCAC GTGGCAGTGATGTGGCTAAGTTCTGCTGCTTTCAATACACCCACAAGATCCCTCCCTGGAGGTGGGTGAGTAACTATGAATTCACCAGGAACAGCTGCTCCCAGCAGGCTGTGAT ATTCACCACCAAAAGAGGCCAGAAACTCTGTGCAACACCGAAGGAAGCATGGGTGCGAAAATACATGTCTTTACTAAGAGCCCGGCAACAACCGTGA
- the CCL24 gene encoding C-C motif chemokine 24, translating into MAAPMTMATGLLLMVLCTYCIVLTGSMIIPSSCCLAFISKRIPERRVINYQLCNRSVCPKAGVIFTTRKGQRFCGNPKLLWVQRYMKNLDAKQKKASSRTRVMGAKVAVQRHPANSTFI; encoded by the exons ATGGCAGCCCCCATGACCATGGCAACCGGCCTCCTGCTCATGGTCCTGTGCACCTACTGCATTGTCCTTACAG GCTCCATGATCATCCCCTCTTCCTGCTGCTTAGCCTTCATTTCCAAGAGAATTCCTGAGAGACGAGTGATAAACTACCAGCTGTGCAACAGGAGTGTCTGCCCCAAGGCAGGAGTGAT CTTCACCACCAGGAAGGGCCAGAGGTTCTGTGGCAACCCCAAGTTGCTGTGGGTCCAGAGGTACATGAAGAACTTGGATGCCAAGCAGAAGAAAGCCTCCAGTAGGACCAGAGTGATGGGTGCCAAGGTCGCTGTCCAGAGGCACCCTGCCAACAGCACCTTCATCTAA